The nucleotide window TCCCTTTCATTAAAATTTTAGAAGAGAGGGCTCAGCCCTTAATCCCACCCATCAGCAGGGCAAGCACAGCCTTTTGGGCGTGGAGCCTGTTCTCCGCTTCGTCCCAGACCACACTGTTGGGCCCATCTATGACGTCGTCCGTGACCTCCTCGCCCCTGTGGGCCGGAAGGCAGTGCATGAAGAGGAAGTCCGGCTTTGCGTGCTTTACTAGGTCCTTGTTAACCTGGAACGGCCTAAAGATTCTCCTCCTCTCCTCGGCCTCTGCCTCCTGTCCCATGCTCGCCCAAACATCAGTGTAAATGACGTCCGCATCTTTGACGGCCTTAATTGGGTCATGGAGGAGCTCGAAGCTTCCACCGCTCTCGGCCGCGTTAGCCTCGGCCCACTTGATGACCTTCTCGTCGGGCTCGAAGCCCTCTGGCGTTGCAACGACGACGTGAGCGCCAAGCTTGGTTCCGGCTATCATGAGCGAATGGGCTACGTTGTTTCCGTCGCCGACGTAGACAACCTTGAGGCCAGCTATGTGGCCCTTCTTCTCCCATATTGTCATGTAGTCCGCTAAAGCCTGGCACGGGTGAGAAAAGTCAGATAGACCGTTTATCACCGGAACGCTTGCGTACTTGGCGAGGTCTTCAACATCCTTGTGGTCGTAAACTCTCGCCATTATGGCATCCACGTAACGGCTGAGGACGCGGGCGGTGTCGGCTATCGTTTCGCCCCTGCGGAGCTGGAGGTCCTGGGCGTTGAGGTAGAGGGCATGGCCGCCGAGGTGTGCCATGGCAACCTCAAAGCTCACCCTTGTCCTCGTGGAGGGCTTCTGGAATATCATTGCCAGGGTCTTGCCCTCAAGGAGCCTGTGGGGCTTGCCTATCTTCTGCCAAATCTTCATCATTTTGGCCGTCTCGAGAATCGTCCATATCTCCTCGGCCGTGTAGTCCTGGAGGCAGAGAAGGTCCCTTCCTGCAAGGCTCACGACCATGGCCATCACCGGAATTATCTAGGGGACCCGATTAATAACCGTTTCGTCGGTGTGAAATAGTCAGGTGCGGAAAATATTCGGGGAGAAGGGCCCAGGGCTTTAAAGAAGTAAAGGTCAGCCAAGGGCGCTCAGGAAGACGCCCGCGACCACGGCAGTTCCTATGACCCCGGCCACGTTGGGTCCCATTGCATGCATGAGGATAAAGTTCCCCGGATCCTCCTCG belongs to Pyrococcus yayanosii CH1 and includes:
- the argF gene encoding ornithine carbamoyltransferase, producing MVVSLAGRDLLCLQDYTAEEIWTILETAKMMKIWQKIGKPHRLLEGKTLAMIFQKPSTRTRVSFEVAMAHLGGHALYLNAQDLQLRRGETIADTARVLSRYVDAIMARVYDHKDVEDLAKYASVPVINGLSDFSHPCQALADYMTIWEKKGHIAGLKVVYVGDGNNVAHSLMIAGTKLGAHVVVATPEGFEPDEKVIKWAEANAAESGGSFELLHDPIKAVKDADVIYTDVWASMGQEAEAEERRRIFRPFQVNKDLVKHAKPDFLFMHCLPAHRGEEVTDDVIDGPNSVVWDEAENRLHAQKAVLALLMGGIKG